Proteins co-encoded in one Pseudarthrobacter chlorophenolicus A6 genomic window:
- a CDS encoding aminotransferase class V-fold PLP-dependent enzyme: MSTAVDSPITAIAAESVSDEYVAAAGRPLAAVTGAEILAPLISGGPVRYANLDYGASAPALTVVSAYLNEILPFYASVHRGAGYASQISTSVYENARNIVREFVGGRPDDSVIFTRNTTDSLNLLAGCLPGADGKSAGDVLYLDIEHHANLLPWQGVPHRSIVAADTIAGTIDSVRAELEQGGVSLLAVTGASNVTGEILPIRELAALAHRHGARIVVDAAQLAPHRRVDISADDVDYLAFSGHKLYAPFGAGVLVGRPDWLDAGTPHLAGGGAVKEARLDGVSWATGPARHEGGSPNVLGAATLARATQVIASLDQDRWHAHESAIRSYLVEGLQAIDGVTVHQIFKDTDPDRDTIGVVNFSVAGYDAGLVAAYLSAEHGVGLRDGRFCAHPLLKRLGLPSGSLRASFGVGSRLEDAQRLLAGIEKLRRDGLGWDYVVDAGRWVPANDTRTYPHWAPNTPGTAGAAPCIDD, from the coding sequence TTGAGCACTGCCGTCGACTCCCCCATTACCGCCATCGCCGCCGAAAGCGTTTCGGACGAGTACGTGGCTGCCGCCGGACGTCCGCTCGCAGCGGTTACCGGCGCTGAAATCCTGGCCCCGTTGATTTCCGGCGGCCCTGTCCGGTACGCCAACCTTGACTACGGGGCCTCCGCCCCTGCGCTGACTGTGGTGTCGGCCTACCTCAACGAGATCCTGCCGTTCTACGCCAGCGTCCACCGCGGCGCGGGCTATGCCTCACAGATCAGCACTTCCGTTTACGAGAACGCACGCAACATCGTCCGGGAATTCGTGGGCGGCCGCCCCGACGATTCCGTCATCTTCACCAGGAACACCACCGATTCCCTGAATCTGCTGGCCGGTTGCCTCCCCGGCGCGGACGGCAAATCCGCCGGTGACGTCCTCTACCTGGACATCGAACACCACGCCAACCTGCTGCCGTGGCAGGGTGTCCCCCACCGGAGCATCGTTGCCGCCGACACGATCGCCGGGACCATCGATTCGGTGCGCGCCGAACTTGAGCAGGGCGGCGTCAGCCTGCTGGCCGTGACGGGTGCTTCCAACGTCACCGGCGAAATCCTCCCCATCCGGGAGCTTGCCGCCCTTGCCCACCGGCACGGTGCGCGCATCGTGGTGGACGCGGCCCAGCTGGCGCCGCACCGCCGCGTCGATATCAGCGCCGACGACGTCGATTACCTGGCCTTCTCCGGACACAAGCTCTACGCACCGTTCGGTGCCGGCGTCCTGGTGGGCCGCCCGGACTGGCTCGACGCAGGAACCCCGCACCTCGCCGGTGGGGGCGCCGTTAAGGAAGCAAGGCTCGACGGCGTCAGCTGGGCCACCGGCCCGGCCCGCCACGAGGGCGGCTCCCCCAACGTGCTGGGCGCGGCAACCTTGGCGCGGGCAACGCAGGTTATCGCGAGCCTGGACCAGGACCGCTGGCACGCCCACGAGTCTGCCATCCGTTCCTACCTGGTGGAAGGCCTGCAGGCGATCGACGGCGTCACGGTGCACCAGATCTTCAAGGACACCGATCCTGACAGGGACACCATCGGAGTGGTGAACTTCTCCGTGGCGGGATACGACGCCGGCCTCGTGGCCGCGTACCTGTCTGCCGAACACGGCGTGGGGCTCCGTGATGGCCGCTTCTGCGCCCACCCGCTGCTGAAGCGCCTGGGCCTGCCGTCGGGGTCCTTGCGGGCAAGCTTTGGCGTCGGCTCCCGGCTGGAAGATGCGCAGCGGCTCCTCGCAGGCATTGAAAAGCTCCGCCGGGACGGGCTGGGCTGGGACTACGTGGTGGATGCCGGCCGATGGGTGCCCGCCAACGACACCCGGACCTATCCCCACTGGGCACCGAACACCCCGGGAACTGCCGGCGCAGCTCCCTGCATCGACGACTGA
- a CDS encoding class I SAM-dependent methyltransferase produces the protein MVRGGPKLDHGRRRELGQSFQDGGKHYDKVRPGYPAESARWLVPAGARDALDVGAGTGKFTDLLLALGLSVTAVDPSADMLAQLSAQYPAAAALRGTAEATGLDDASFDVVSVAQAWHWCDALAASTELARVLRPHGTLGLVWNQLDTSVPWVHRLSRIMHAGDVYKPGQRPLVGPEFEGLEGHVTRWQESVTPADLMELAKSRSYYLRANEQTRAKVLANLEWYLHEHLGHAEGEELSLPYLTLSWRAVRA, from the coding sequence GTGGTTCGGGGTGGGCCCAAGCTCGATCACGGGCGTCGCCGTGAGCTCGGCCAGAGCTTCCAGGACGGCGGCAAGCACTATGACAAGGTCCGTCCGGGGTATCCGGCGGAATCGGCACGGTGGCTGGTGCCCGCAGGCGCCCGGGATGCGCTCGACGTCGGTGCCGGGACGGGCAAATTCACCGACCTGCTGCTGGCGCTGGGATTGTCCGTAACCGCCGTCGATCCGTCCGCGGACATGCTGGCGCAGCTGTCCGCCCAATACCCGGCCGCTGCCGCCCTGCGCGGCACCGCCGAGGCCACCGGCCTCGATGACGCAAGTTTCGACGTCGTCAGCGTTGCCCAGGCCTGGCACTGGTGCGACGCCCTCGCGGCCAGTACGGAACTGGCCAGGGTCCTACGCCCGCACGGAACGCTGGGACTGGTGTGGAACCAGCTGGACACCTCGGTGCCGTGGGTGCATCGGCTTTCGCGCATCATGCATGCCGGGGACGTCTACAAACCCGGCCAGCGGCCGCTGGTGGGCCCCGAGTTCGAGGGCCTCGAAGGGCATGTGACCCGTTGGCAGGAAAGTGTCACCCCGGCCGACCTGATGGAACTGGCCAAATCCCGGAGCTACTACCTGCGGGCCAACGAACAGACCAGGGCCAAAGTCCTGGCGAACCTCGAATGGTACCTCCATGAGCATCTGGGGCACGCCGAGGGTGAAGAACTCAGCCTTCCCTACCTGACGTTGTCCTGGCGCGCTGTCCGGGCGTGA
- a CDS encoding metal-dependent transcriptional regulator, translating to MKTSAPSSSIEDYVKVVYSFTEWQDKPITSSQLAQRLGVANSSVSEMVRKLKDQGLVDHKPYSAITLTDAGLRLALSMVRRHRLIETYLVQQLGYSWDEVHDEAELLEHAVSDTFIERVSAQLGHPDRDPHGDPIPTADGKVHMPVARLLGELDEGHTGRITRISDDNPELLRYLAAEEIDLDSEVQILGRRPFGGALIVRISNAGRTREFDLADEVTSALWVHTSRPHEGCILAES from the coding sequence GTGAAGACCAGCGCGCCCTCCTCCTCCATCGAGGACTACGTCAAGGTGGTCTATTCGTTCACGGAATGGCAGGACAAGCCCATCACGTCCTCGCAGCTGGCACAGCGCCTGGGAGTGGCAAACTCGTCAGTTTCGGAGATGGTCCGCAAGCTGAAAGACCAGGGGCTGGTGGACCACAAACCCTACAGCGCCATCACCCTCACGGACGCAGGGCTCCGGCTTGCACTCTCCATGGTGCGCCGCCACCGGCTCATCGAGACATACCTTGTCCAGCAGCTCGGTTACAGCTGGGATGAAGTCCACGACGAAGCCGAACTGCTGGAGCACGCTGTCTCAGACACCTTCATTGAGCGGGTGTCAGCCCAGCTGGGCCACCCGGACCGGGACCCGCATGGTGATCCCATTCCCACGGCCGACGGCAAGGTACACATGCCCGTTGCCCGGCTCCTCGGCGAGCTCGACGAGGGCCACACCGGCCGGATCACCCGCATCAGCGACGACAACCCCGAGCTGCTGCGCTACCTTGCGGCCGAAGAAATCGACCTTGATTCCGAAGTTCAAATCCTGGGCCGTCGCCCCTTCGGCGGTGCCTTGATCGTGCGGATCAGCAATGCCGGCCGGACCAGGGAATTCGATCTCGCGGATGAGGTCACCTCCGCGCTGTGGGTGCACACCAGCCGCCCCCATGAGGGTTGCATCCTGGCGGAGTCCTGA
- a CDS encoding fluoride efflux transporter FluC, producing MKESWIPTGRAWLAVAAGGLIGSELRYGLGLAFPEPAGSVPWTTLWINVVGSFVLAALTTTWMARPQTAFWLRAGLGPGVLGSFTTFSAVVFAVDQLARDGQHAAWIAYLALSLLLGLLSAALGWRLGKLTGRLSARGGTGSPQ from the coding sequence ATGAAGGAGTCGTGGATTCCGACGGGCCGTGCCTGGCTGGCGGTTGCCGCCGGCGGCCTCATTGGTTCTGAACTCCGGTACGGGCTGGGCCTGGCCTTCCCAGAACCCGCCGGGTCGGTGCCCTGGACAACGCTCTGGATCAACGTCGTCGGCAGTTTCGTCCTGGCCGCCCTGACCACCACCTGGATGGCGCGGCCGCAGACCGCGTTCTGGCTCCGCGCCGGGCTGGGGCCGGGGGTGCTTGGCTCCTTCACGACGTTTTCGGCGGTGGTGTTTGCCGTGGACCAGCTGGCGCGCGACGGGCAGCACGCGGCGTGGATCGCCTACCTGGCGCTCTCCCTGCTGCTGGGCCTGCTCTCGGCCGCCCTGGGCTGGCGCCTGGGTAAGCTCACCGGGCGGTTGTCCGCACGGGGCGGCACCGGTAGCCCGCAGTGA
- a CDS encoding fluoride efflux transporter FluC has translation MISAVLVGIFGISGALLRFATDSWFAHHSSQRTVRPGLSEDRLHWPWATLVVNVAGSFVIGISYGLTAQLGLGHEWSIGLATGFAGGLTTFSSWTTATVRLLGEARFGAAAMNIAVNLVLGLGAAAAGIALVS, from the coding sequence GTGATCAGCGCCGTGTTGGTGGGAATTTTCGGTATCTCCGGTGCGCTCCTGAGGTTCGCCACGGACAGCTGGTTCGCCCACCACAGCTCCCAGCGCACCGTACGGCCGGGACTGTCGGAGGACCGTCTCCACTGGCCCTGGGCAACTCTGGTGGTCAACGTGGCAGGCTCCTTCGTCATCGGGATCTCCTACGGCCTCACGGCACAGTTGGGGCTGGGGCACGAATGGAGCATTGGCCTGGCGACGGGCTTTGCCGGCGGCCTGACAACTTTCAGTTCCTGGACCACTGCCACGGTGCGCCTGCTCGGCGAGGCACGGTTCGGGGCCGCAGCCATGAACATCGCCGTGAACCTGGTCCTGGGCCTCGGCGCCGCCGCCGCCGGGATTGCCTTGGTGTCCTGA
- a CDS encoding S1C family serine protease has protein sequence MERVRDQASDRYDDGPLDSYSRTVMRVAAEVTPHVAAIEMSATRRNGRMRVGAGSAVLFTEDGYLVTNSHVVAGTKNGHAVFADGSRMELELVGADPLSDLAIVHGRRPRVRPAELGDAESLRVGQLVVAVGNPLGLAGSVTAGVVSGLGRAIPVWADGNRRVIEDVIQTDAALNPGNSGGALADTHSRIVGINTAVAGAGLGLAIPINSTTRRIISALLSDGRVRRAYLGLVSTPVRLNPSAVIRSGQRDGLRIVEVLPGSPADRAGLAAGDIVLTAAGKAVSNAESLQRLLFSDAIGQPLDLAVLRDGAELHLVAVPDEMTSNPR, from the coding sequence ATGGAGCGCGTACGGGACCAGGCCTCGGACAGGTACGACGACGGCCCCTTGGACTCGTATTCACGCACAGTCATGCGCGTGGCAGCGGAGGTCACGCCGCATGTTGCCGCCATCGAGATGTCAGCCACCCGCCGCAACGGCCGGATGCGCGTTGGAGCGGGCTCAGCGGTGCTATTCACGGAAGACGGCTACCTCGTCACCAATTCCCATGTCGTGGCGGGAACAAAGAACGGGCACGCTGTCTTTGCCGATGGGAGCAGGATGGAGTTGGAGCTGGTGGGCGCAGACCCGCTGTCCGACCTTGCAATAGTCCATGGCCGCCGACCCAGGGTCCGGCCCGCCGAGCTGGGAGATGCGGAGTCGCTCCGTGTCGGCCAACTCGTCGTCGCCGTCGGAAACCCTTTGGGACTTGCAGGTTCTGTAACGGCGGGAGTAGTCAGTGGCCTGGGCCGCGCCATTCCCGTCTGGGCGGATGGTAACCGGAGGGTGATCGAGGACGTCATCCAGACGGATGCTGCCTTGAACCCGGGTAACTCAGGCGGCGCCCTGGCCGATACGCACAGCAGGATCGTGGGCATCAACACCGCCGTGGCCGGGGCAGGGCTGGGCCTGGCAATCCCCATTAACTCCACCACCCGGCGGATCATTTCGGCGCTGCTCTCGGACGGCCGGGTGCGGCGGGCCTACCTGGGACTCGTCAGTACCCCGGTCCGGCTCAATCCCAGCGCAGTCATCCGGAGCGGCCAGCGGGACGGCCTCCGCATAGTTGAGGTGCTGCCCGGTTCTCCGGCAGACCGGGCCGGCCTGGCTGCCGGGGACATCGTGCTGACAGCCGCTGGGAAGGCGGTCAGCAACGCCGAAAGCCTGCAGCGGCTGCTGTTCTCCGATGCCATCGGCCAGCCACTGGACCTGGCGGTGCTCCGTGACGGTGCGGAACTCCACCTCGTGGCGGTCCCTGACGAAATGACCAGCAACCCCAGGTGA
- a CDS encoding acyltransferase family protein encodes MTGQVLFRTRSELRRKESVNATRKDIQALRAIAVMLVVLNHLWPVRLPGGYVGVDVFFVISGYLISKHLLGELERSDRINLGQFYARRIRRLLPAATLVGVASLLAAWVLLPFSRWVAIAQETMASVLYVENWLLAAKSVDYSAHNEAASTVQHYWSLSVEEQFYLVWPLLMLGLFTAALRFQLRRRASLTLGVALASAIALVFCIWFTYTNKSPAYFVTPARVWEFGAGALVAIGGAHAMGALRLRLPSQNLALAGTAQWLGYALIAFSALTFNEQTFFPGFAAAVPVLGTVLVIAAGPNSPVWSPNQLFAAKPIQFVGDVSYSLYLWHWPLIVLAPAFLSHPLGTLDKIGILALAIGLSYASKKLVEDPGRTKLLKGTKPLRVVLVMAAAMATVCALCGGLLLSFGKAQEAETAKLQNLSGDPCYGARSLDPKNNCGDPFGAARVANVGPNEAPRFDAPECHPAADPIVFEDQKLLTECDFTGGAPASATVWLIGDSHAEQWKSALYELARLHKWKLKESMVGGCPFVDVKRVAFMGEPADDARSQKRCLEWSQKVTDRIVQEKPGMVFASSFGAGETIDDGTGRPQLEQYGDAVAKRFLAWTGAGARVFVFRDPPLTLRHSSPDCVALNQQQPINCANTRAEALVPDPIASAAVGMGKPSVKVLDMSDQFCDDQTCYAVIGGLQVYADFDHASRSYIHSLMPVVAQRFNEVRQ; translated from the coding sequence GTGACCGGACAGGTCTTGTTCCGAACGCGGTCGGAACTGCGACGTAAAGAATCGGTCAACGCAACGCGCAAGGACATCCAGGCCCTTCGGGCCATTGCAGTCATGCTCGTGGTCCTCAACCATTTGTGGCCCGTTCGGCTTCCAGGCGGGTACGTCGGCGTCGATGTATTCTTCGTGATCTCGGGTTACCTGATCTCCAAGCACCTGCTCGGCGAACTGGAACGGTCAGACCGCATCAACCTTGGCCAGTTCTATGCCCGGCGGATCAGGCGGCTCCTCCCGGCGGCAACGCTAGTGGGCGTCGCTTCACTCCTGGCCGCGTGGGTGCTGCTTCCGTTCTCACGCTGGGTGGCCATTGCCCAGGAAACCATGGCCTCGGTGCTGTATGTCGAAAACTGGCTGCTGGCCGCCAAGTCCGTGGACTATTCAGCACACAACGAAGCCGCGTCCACTGTGCAGCACTATTGGTCGCTTTCCGTCGAAGAGCAGTTTTACCTGGTCTGGCCCCTCCTTATGCTCGGACTGTTTACGGCCGCGCTCAGGTTCCAGCTCCGCAGGCGGGCGTCACTTACCCTGGGGGTCGCCCTTGCCAGTGCCATCGCACTGGTCTTCTGCATCTGGTTTACGTACACCAACAAGAGCCCGGCCTACTTTGTCACACCGGCCCGCGTCTGGGAATTCGGCGCCGGGGCTCTGGTAGCGATCGGAGGTGCCCACGCCATGGGAGCCTTGCGCCTGCGGCTGCCCTCCCAAAACCTGGCCCTCGCCGGGACTGCACAGTGGCTGGGGTACGCCCTGATCGCCTTTTCAGCCCTGACCTTTAATGAGCAGACGTTTTTCCCCGGCTTCGCGGCCGCGGTTCCCGTCCTCGGCACGGTGCTGGTAATTGCGGCGGGTCCGAACAGCCCCGTCTGGTCGCCCAACCAACTCTTTGCCGCCAAACCGATCCAGTTCGTGGGCGATGTGTCCTACTCGCTCTACCTGTGGCACTGGCCGCTCATCGTCCTGGCGCCGGCCTTCCTGAGCCACCCGTTGGGTACTTTAGACAAAATCGGCATCCTGGCACTGGCCATTGGACTTTCCTACGCCTCCAAGAAACTTGTTGAAGACCCGGGCCGCACCAAACTCCTGAAGGGAACCAAACCGCTCCGCGTCGTGCTGGTCATGGCGGCCGCCATGGCCACCGTCTGTGCCTTGTGCGGGGGCCTCTTGCTGAGTTTCGGAAAGGCGCAGGAGGCAGAGACAGCCAAGTTGCAGAATCTTTCCGGGGACCCCTGCTACGGCGCCCGCAGCCTGGACCCGAAAAACAACTGCGGTGACCCCTTTGGCGCTGCACGGGTTGCCAACGTGGGGCCGAACGAGGCTCCTCGCTTTGACGCTCCCGAATGCCACCCTGCCGCCGACCCGATCGTCTTTGAGGACCAGAAACTTCTGACGGAATGCGATTTCACCGGTGGCGCACCGGCGTCCGCAACTGTTTGGCTGATCGGCGACTCGCATGCGGAGCAGTGGAAGAGCGCCCTGTATGAGCTTGCCAGGCTGCATAAGTGGAAGCTGAAGGAGTCCATGGTGGGTGGTTGTCCCTTCGTCGATGTGAAGCGGGTCGCATTCATGGGCGAACCCGCGGATGACGCACGCTCCCAGAAACGGTGCCTGGAGTGGAGCCAGAAGGTGACCGACAGGATCGTCCAGGAGAAACCCGGCATGGTTTTCGCTTCCTCCTTCGGAGCCGGCGAAACCATCGACGACGGCACTGGACGCCCCCAGTTGGAACAGTACGGCGATGCCGTGGCCAAGCGGTTCCTCGCCTGGACGGGTGCGGGCGCCAGGGTGTTCGTCTTCCGGGATCCCCCATTGACCCTGCGGCACAGCAGCCCGGACTGCGTGGCGCTCAACCAGCAACAGCCCATTAACTGCGCGAACACCCGCGCCGAGGCCTTGGTTCCGGACCCGATTGCGAGTGCGGCCGTCGGCATGGGCAAACCGTCGGTAAAGGTGCTCGATATGTCGGACCAGTTCTGCGACGACCAGACCTGCTACGCGGTCATCGGCGGGCTGCAGGTCTACGCCGATTTCGACCACGCCTCGCGGAGCTACATCCACTCGCTGATGCCCGTAGTGGCGCAAAGGTTCAACGAGGTGCGGCAGTAA
- the smpB gene encoding SsrA-binding protein SmpB, producing MPKESGRKVVATNRKARHDYHVLDTYEAGIALMGTEVKSLREGHASMVDGFCTFYNDELWMEAIHIPEYNQGSWTNHAARRRRKLLLHREELIKISRKVQEAGYTIVPLQLYFVDGRAKVEIGVARGKREYDKRQTLREQQDNREAQREMRERNRRRG from the coding sequence GTGCCCAAAGAAAGTGGCCGTAAGGTGGTGGCCACCAACCGCAAGGCCCGGCATGATTACCACGTGCTGGATACCTACGAGGCCGGCATCGCGCTGATGGGCACCGAAGTGAAATCCCTCCGCGAGGGGCACGCGTCCATGGTGGACGGCTTCTGCACCTTCTACAACGACGAACTGTGGATGGAAGCCATCCACATTCCGGAGTACAACCAGGGCAGCTGGACAAACCACGCTGCCCGGCGGCGCCGCAAGTTGCTCCTGCACCGCGAAGAGCTCATCAAGATCTCCCGCAAGGTCCAGGAAGCCGGCTACACCATCGTGCCGCTTCAGCTCTACTTTGTGGACGGCCGCGCGAAGGTTGAAATCGGCGTGGCCCGCGGTAAGCGTGAGTACGACAAACGCCAGACACTCCGCGAACAACAGGACAACCGCGAGGCCCAGCGCGAGATGCGGGAACGCAACAGGCGGCGCGGCTGA
- a CDS encoding M23 family metallopeptidase: MNVTSENPARLRPRRHAARRSALLSGVLAVVLASGLASSTAPAFADELEDKQAALQAEAQRVQQSLEFVDSRIAKAAGDLVLYQGQLPGAQQALLEAQGRVASAVKEVEALSARVDMAQQNKAKITQQLETDKQKIADTKKLIGQIATQAYKSGGVPSNLSLFFGSNNGGSLTDTMDLADQAMRSQNAAMDKLSQQNATNVNSEARLQAVEAEIKDLKAKADAALEREKAARDEAAAKKAQVDQLIADTTRLDAELQAAKPGIQAQLAGVQASQNQVANEIAERDRRAREAWEAEQRRLAEAAAAAAAAAAAAANRPAPPVQPYVPPAAGSPSAFGLRHPFDGSIPITSGFGWRTTPPGTIDFYGQGGYVHTGIDFGAACGTPVYAAAAGEVFSSGWNSADGGGWRVKLDHGVVQGNSLTTIYYHNSSIVVSNGQRVSQGQLIAYSGSTGNSTGCHAHFETWLNGAAVDPMGLL, encoded by the coding sequence ACAGCACCGGCATTCGCCGATGAGCTGGAGGACAAGCAGGCCGCGCTCCAGGCAGAGGCGCAACGCGTCCAACAGTCCCTGGAGTTTGTTGACTCGCGGATCGCCAAGGCCGCCGGCGACCTGGTCCTGTACCAGGGCCAGCTGCCCGGCGCCCAGCAGGCGCTGCTCGAAGCGCAGGGGCGCGTTGCCAGCGCAGTCAAGGAAGTCGAGGCACTGTCCGCCCGCGTTGACATGGCCCAGCAGAACAAGGCGAAAATCACCCAGCAGCTGGAAACGGACAAGCAGAAGATCGCCGACACCAAGAAACTGATCGGCCAGATCGCCACGCAGGCCTACAAGTCCGGCGGTGTCCCGTCCAACCTGTCGCTGTTCTTCGGTTCCAACAACGGCGGCAGCCTTACCGACACCATGGACTTGGCAGACCAGGCCATGCGCAGCCAGAACGCTGCCATGGACAAGCTGAGCCAGCAAAACGCCACCAACGTCAACTCCGAGGCGCGCCTGCAGGCCGTGGAAGCGGAAATCAAGGATCTGAAGGCCAAGGCTGACGCCGCCCTTGAGCGTGAGAAGGCGGCCCGCGATGAAGCCGCAGCCAAGAAAGCCCAGGTTGACCAGCTGATCGCTGATACGACGCGCCTGGACGCCGAGCTGCAGGCCGCCAAGCCGGGAATCCAGGCCCAGCTCGCCGGAGTCCAGGCAAGCCAGAACCAGGTGGCCAACGAGATCGCCGAGCGGGATCGCAGGGCGCGGGAGGCATGGGAAGCCGAGCAGCGCCGGCTGGCGGAAGCGGCTGCTGCCGCTGCTGCCGCGGCGGCCGCGGCAGCGAACCGCCCCGCACCGCCGGTCCAGCCGTACGTACCGCCTGCTGCCGGATCGCCGTCGGCCTTCGGCCTCCGCCATCCGTTCGACGGCAGCATTCCCATCACGTCCGGCTTTGGTTGGCGCACCACCCCGCCGGGGACCATCGATTTCTACGGCCAGGGCGGCTATGTCCACACCGGCATCGATTTCGGTGCCGCCTGCGGTACCCCGGTGTACGCCGCAGCGGCCGGTGAGGTCTTCAGCTCCGGTTGGAACTCAGCTGACGGCGGCGGCTGGCGGGTGAAGCTGGACCACGGAGTGGTGCAGGGCAACTCGCTGACCACGATCTACTACCACAACTCCAGCATCGTGGTGTCGAATGGGCAGCGGGTTTCGCAGGGCCAGCTCATCGCTTACTCCGGCAGTACGGGCAACTCCACCGGCTGCCACGCCCACTTCGAAACCTGGCTGAACGGCGCCGCCGTCGACCCGATGGGCCTGCTCTAG